A window of Exiguobacterium sp. FSL W8-0210 genomic DNA:
CTGACACGGATTCCGGACGGTACGTTCCGAGCAGATATAGACATCGAACTTGAGAGCGAACGTCTCGCAGCACTCGTTGATGGATTAGCCTTTCATGCGCTGTTTCGACCAGAACGTCTCCCGAAAGAACGATTGCGTCACGTCCTTGTCCATCACTTGAATGCCCTATTCGTCCGTCCTTTAGCGATCGACGACAAATAACCCGAAGTTCCTTCATCTACATGAGGGAACTTCGGGTTATTCATTGTTTCGCTTCTACGAGGATCAACGATAAGGAGCGGATTAAAAAGAACGTCAAAAAAGCTGCCCAGACACCCTGATTTTCAAAAGTCGGTGTCAACAGGAGGACGACCGCAAAACCAATTCCTGCTTGAATCATCGAATTCCGGACGGGTGTTGCTTCAACCCGCCCGGCAAAGATGCCTTCATAAATCATCGCCCAACCGGCGAGAAGCGGTAGGATGATGATCCAGAAGTAATAATCGCGCGCTGCGTTTAAGATCGCCTCTTCTGAAGTGAACAATTGAAGGAGCGGTGTCTCAAGGAAGAGGAGCACTAGTGACCAGAAGACGACCGAGTAGAATCCGAACGTCCGTGCCAAACGGACACTCGTCCGGTATCCTGCCTGATCTTGATTCCCTCTCGCCCGACCGACGAGAACGGTTGACGCATGACCGAGTCCACCGAACCAGTACGAAATCAAATACTGGATTTGTAGTAGAATCGCGTTGGCCGCGAGGACATCCGGTCCGAATTGTCCACCAGCACGTGTGAACCAGCCGGTGACGAGTAGAAGGAAAATCGTGCGAATGAACAAGTCACGATTGACTTGAAAGAATTGATGGTACGCCTGCCATGCCGTCAAGGCACGCCATTCATCACGCGTCATCGCCAAATGACCACGGATTAGGTACAGAGCACAGACGACGATGCTGATCTCCGCGATGACGGTCGCAACCGCAATTCCAGCAACACCGGCATCCAATCCGTAGACGAATCCGATATCGAGAACGACATTGACTCCTGTACTGAACAATTGGACGAACAAGGCGTGCTTGACCTGACCGGTACCAATCAACCAGCCGAGTAACGCATACCCCATCAAGACGAATGGTGCGCCGATCATCCGGTATGAGATATACGTTTTGACCGCATCAAGCAAGTCAACGGGTGGTGCAAGTAAGTACAGTCCGATTTGCTCGAGCGGCTGTCGGAACAACAGGATAAGCAGACCGATACAAGCTGCTAGAAACAACGGTCGGTAGAGGGACGTCCGTAAGGCGTGCACGTCATTCGCGCCGCTTGCCTGAGCACTGAATCCTGTCGTACTGACTTTTAAAAAGCCGAACAACCAGTAGATTGTATTGAAGAATACGGCACCAACAGCAATGCCACCGATCGCGCGCGGATCACCCGATTGACCGATGACGACGGTATCGGTCACACCAAGCAACGGTGTCGCAATACTTGAGAGAATGAGCGGATAGGCAAGTAACCAAAACGTTTTGTGGTTCGGTTGAGTACTCACCATACTAGTTGGACCTTCATATGTAAGACAAATGATGTAGTAGTTGGTTCAAAAATCATTGGTTCACATCCCTTCAAAGTAATTTTCGAACATACAAGGTATGTAAGCCCTAAGGATATCAAACTCTTTTTCTAAAGACTATGGTTTTAGTAGCATGAACCAATTGTATAGATTAAACTTTATGTCGGATTTAAAATTATAAGAATAAATTTGGTAAGTGAAATAAATAGTGTGATATTTTCTTTATTTGCGATCTTTTCGTATTCTTTTTCTACCTCTATAACAGCATTGCATTGCTAATTGTTTGCCATATTTTTTTGTAAATGCATAAAAAGAAGCCGGACCTAGGGTCTGACTTCTTAAGTCTATTTAAATAGTGTCACTCGTTCATAAGACATCGACGAATTGTTTTGCCTGGTGCTCCAGTTGTTTCGCAGAATCAGCCAACTGATCGAACTCACTCACCGTATGTTCAAGCTGACCGGTACTGTCCTTTACCTTGCTTGAAATTCGTTCGATACTGTGCGAGACCTCCTTGATCCGCTCAACGATCCCTTCGATATTCTCCTTGATTTCTCCGATCGAATGCGAGACTTTATTCGACAGGTTTCGGACTTCGGTCGCGACGACATCGAATCCGCGTCCATGTTCTCCAGCACGTGCTGCCTCAATGGCCGCATTCAAGGCGAGTAGATTCGTCTGCGCCGCAATTTCACGGATCGTCTTGACGATGTCAGTGATCGAGTTTGCATCTTTACGCAAGGCGACAAGACTCGATAAGTTCTCGACGGATTCCGACTCGATTTGTTGGACAGTCGCAAGAACGTTCAAACCGTCTTGTCGACCACTTTCCGATTTGACCGTCAAGAAGGCTGATGTCTCGTTGAGTTCGGCCGCCATTCGTAAAACGTCCTGCTGGCGAATCGTGATGTCCGATGCAATTTTCGAGACCCCGACGACCCGACGTCCGTCATCCGAGTAAATCGGCATATATGTCGCTTCGAGCCACTTCTGTTGTCCGTCAGCAGCCCGGCGTTCAATCTTATCCTGATACGTGATGCCTTGCATCAATTTTCGCCAAAACAACTCGTAATCTGGACTATTAACGAAAGCCGGAAAACAGAGATCACGATGGTATTTACCGATTAACTCTTCCACTTCGTACCCCATCGTCCGGGCAAACAACTCATTTACGTATGCGACTTTGCGTCGATCATCAAAACGAATGATGGCTAGATTTTGTTCGATTGCCCGGATGACTTGTGTGTCGGTGACCTGTGTTACTTGCTCATGCATCGACATGCCGATTCCTCCCTGGATTCAAACTGAGGTCATGATTTACCTATTGTCATATTACCCCTTATATCGACAAGTTCCTGCTATTTTAAATTAAAATCTAGTAAATAAAGTATTCATTTTAATACGCACTCCATCCCCCATCTGCGACGACGATTGCCCCGTTGATGAAACTCGCCTCGTCGGACACGAGAAACAATGCCAAATTTGCGATTTCATTCGGCTGACCGGCTCGTGGATTGAGACCCATGCCAAGCATCGCGCGCCCCATCCCGAATTCATTCAGATTCGACATCGATTGTCCGATGTTCGTCTCGACAGCTTCAGGTGCGATTCCGTTACAGCGAATACCATCTCCGGCATAAAAGAAGGCGGTATTCTTCGTCAGACCGATGACGGCATGTTTGGAAGCCGTATAGGCTGCTCCTGCTCGGGCACCGTTTAGACCGCCAATCGAGATGTTATTCAGAATGACACCACCTTTTACTTCCTTGAAATGTTTGACCGCTTCGCGCATCAGACGCATCGTTCCTGTCGTATTGACTGTAAGGACATGATCCCAACGTTCATCTGAGATGTCTGCCACGCCCTCCATCCCGTCCATGATCCCGGCATTATTGACGAGAACGTCCAGTTTACCGAAAGCGTCGATTGCTTGTTTGATGAGTTGTCCTGCTGCCTTTTGTTGTGCGATATCACTCGCAACAGCCATCGCTTCTCCGCCCGCTTCCTTGATGTCAGAGACGACCCGTTCAACGGTTTCCAACCGAATGCTGCGACGATTCGTGCGCCTTCTTGTGCAAACAATTTTGCCATGGCTTCACCCATTCCTGAGCCGGCTCCGGTGACGATGATCGTTTTTCCTGTTAGTCGCATCGTGAATCATCCTTTCGTCTATCGTGATACTAATCTATTCCCGTTCTTATCATCAAATGTATCAAACGTCATGTCGATTCCATGAAAAAAAGACCCGACGAGTTTCGTCAGGTCCTATAGCTAGTTCGTTGTAATTGGTTCATCGCGACTTCAGCACGTAGTCGCTGTCCGATTTTCAACGATGCTTGGAATATACTTGGATCAAATAATCTAAAGTGACTATCAATCTAGTTTTGTAGATAGATTGCATGTGCTTGTCTAACGATTTCTTCATCTGACAACTGTTCCATGTCTATTTCCGCGCAGTCGAAATCATCCACACCGAACTCGAAACCACAACATGGACAAATTTCGTTACTCCCCGCAAAGTGTTCATAATATGGCGGATTTTCGAGTTTATTCCATCCACATACGGGACACATATAATACGAATCGTTTTGATTCAAAGATGTGATGCCTCCTTAAATAAATGATCATTCTTATATCTATCGTACCCCATCTAACCGCTACTTTTGACAATTACGTTATTTGATGAATACATGAAAAAAGACCCGACGAGTTTGTCGGGTCTTTCGACTTGCTTATTGCAGTTCGCGGCTTTTTTCTTCTTGTTCGTTGTTCGATTTATTTTTAGCTTCGAACTCGGCACGTGTCATGACGTCCTCGACATGCATATTGACTTCAACGACTTCAAGGCCTGTCATGTCACTGATTGATTTTTTGATTTTAGCGACTGTCTCTTGGAAAATTGACGGAATATTTTTGCCGTATTCGACGATGACTTTCAAATCGAGTGCAACTTGACGTTCTCCCACTTCGGCACCAATTCCTTTTGTGATGTCTTCCGTGCTCCGGAGACGATCCGTCAGTCCACTCATGAATCCACCACTCATTGACAAGATGCCTGTCACTTCGTTCGACGCGATCCCAGCAATTTTTTTGATGACTTGATCTTCGAATGTCAATTTATTCTCGCGTACCACTTCGTTTTCAGTTGTTGGGTTTACTTCGTTTGCCATTTGAAATCTCTCCTTTTAAATGTTTAGTAAGTTATATATGAATCAGTCCCGTTGAAAGAACTGAATCCACCCTTCAATGTCGAGTGCACCATCGCGCCATTTTCCAATTAAAAATCCAATTGCTGCGAAGGCAACGATAAGGATTGTCGGACCAAAGCCAATCGTCAGGAATAAGATGGCGAGGATTAGACCGGCAAGTCCCCCGATCAGTCGGAACCGATACGGATAGAGTGCTTCTCTTGTCTTCATGTTCCCTCTCCTCCTTTAGACGACACGTTCCGATGTTTTCGTTTTCGTGTCACTGATCGTGACTTTCGTACTCGTTACTGGCAACTCAAGTAAGGATTCGACAGCTTGTTTAGCTCGTTCTTGAATTTCCTTCGCAATCGTCGGTAACCCATCTTGTCCAAAGACCGAGCAGTCGACTTTTAAAGCGACCGTTTCTTTTTTCGAATGGATATCGGCATGGACACGCGGTGTCCGTACACCACCGATTCCACGAATCGACTCTAAAGCCGTCCGTTCGATCGTCTCCTTCGAAATCGTAATCGTTCCGTCACCCGTTTGAATCAACAGTCGTTGACCTTTCGAGCGGCTAAATAATCCTGTGAATAATAGAATGACGAATACGAATGCTAAAAATCCTCCAATGGATAGAACGGTATAGCTATACCATTGCTGATCCTGCCACTGCTCGATTAGCGAACTAAGCCGTGGAACATCATACACACCGAGCACAAGCAGCCCGACACTGATTAGTCCGAGTATGCCTATGATGACGAGTAAGAATCGATTGAACCCATTCATCTGCACCTCTCCTTTACGATTATTGACTTCTTTCACCCAGGTGATTCAACACATGAAATATTATGTGTATGGTGTGTTTATTCCCGTTCATTAGAACCCGAAACATTCAAATACACTTTCGTTCAAATGTTCATATATTCCGATTATTCAGACTAAATTAATCAAAACTAGTGCCTTATTTACTATATTTCACGCAAAAGACCTCTTTCCACTTAAAAAGAGGTCAGCATTCGAATCATTCACCATTAAACATATATCCTGTCAATATGTTTTTGTCCCGTTATTCACTTCACATCAATTGGAAAGGCAAAATCGCCATTACCTTCTTTCCAATCGGCTTTAATCTGATAGACATACTTTCCGGGAGTCGAAGGAACGGTAATCCGCTCAATCTTCTTATATGTTTTCATCTTTTTATGATCTTTGACCGACCATAAGACAATCGCGACGGACTTCGGAGCTGGTCCGTCTTCAAAACGAATCGTCAATCGATCTTCAGGATTTGCTCGCGTACTCGAATCACCTTTTACTAAATCGACGGCTTCGGCCTTTGCATCAGCTGTTTCCCCGCGAAACATGCCTGACCAACTATAGGTACCTCTATATACCTTTACTTCACGGTTTTCGATTGTCACGGTAGGTTCTGGTGGTTGATGTCGAAATGGATCACGTGAAAAAAACCATCCGACTGCAATCGCAATCACAATCAATCCAATAAATAAAAAACGTTTCATAGACAAACCTCCTATGGGCTAACCAAAAATTTTAAGACAATATAAAACACCTTCGGAGTGGTACACTTTTAAAAAGTACTAACATCGGAGGTATTTTTGCATGGGCAAAAACGTATATTCAAGTGAAGTGAAATGGGCAGTAGTAAAAGATAAGCTGAGTGGTAAGTTTGGTTCTGTTGATGCCATCGTCAACAACGCTGGATTAATGCCACTATCGCACCTCCATAAGAATCAGCAGGACGAATGGAACACGATGGTCGATGTCAACATTAAAGGCGTCCTCCATGGAATCGGAGCAGTCTGCCGTATATGCGCGAACAAAAAAGCGGACATGTCATCAACATCTCTTCTGTCGCCGGTCATGAAGTCATGCCGTCGAGCGCCGTCTACAGCGGTACGAAATTCGCGGTGCGCGCCATCACGGAAGGTCTTCGTAAGGAAGAATCGGTCGACAATCACATCCGTGCAACAATCATCTCACCGGGAGCGGTCGATACGGAATTGAAGGACCATATCTCGGATGAAGAGATCAAACAAGGAATTGGTGACTTGAAAGCCATTGATGCGAGCGCGATTGCGCGTGCTATCGCATATGCTGTCAACGAACCAGAAGATGTCGCGGTCAACGAAATCTTAATTCGTCCGACAGCGCAACGTTAATTGAATGTAGATGTGTAGACAGGACCCCTCATTAGCAAAACAGCTATTGAGGGGTCCTGTTCTGTTTAAAGAAGTCGCTCCGCGATGAGCTGGTACGACTGCAATCGCTTTTCTTGATCAAAGGCATTGTTGATGAGTAAAAACTGATCTGTTTGATAACGCGTTGCTAATGCTTCAAGCTCCTGCGCAACAATGTCCGGTGTACCGACAATCGCTCGCCGTCGATCTTTACGGATCCGTTCCGCTTGAACGTCATTCCAGATTTTTGCTTCAGTCGAGGCAAACGACGGAACGATTGAATTGCCGAGTCGAACGCCTTGAATCCAGGCATCTTGAGTTCGAGCGAGACGTTCTGCTTCTTCTTGCGTCGGGGCACAGATGACGAAAACGCAGACGATGACGTTCTTCCCGCCTGCCTCGCGATATGTCGAGAGCGTCTCTTCCCAACGATCCGGATTGATGAAGTGACCAAACACGAGACCACGATCTTGTTCGGCTGCAATCCGCGCGCTACGTGGCGACAGACCCAAGATCGAGATCGGCGACGGTTTCCGGTCACGTGGTGTCGTCTTGACGATCCGGTACGGGTGTCGATTCGATAGACTGTCTGTCAAGAATCCAGCCGTTTCCTGAACGAGTCGACTAAACTCAGCTGCCCGGTTTTCTTCTCCATCCGTCAAAGCAAGTCGTGTCCGTTCGCTCCCGCCCGGCGAATTACCGATCCCGAGTTCGATCCGCCCTGGATAAAAGGCATCGAGCGTCGCAAAGCTCTCGGCGACTTTCAGCGGATGATATTGCGGTAACAACACTCCACCTGAACCAAGTTTGATTTTTGAAGTCTGCGCACCCATTCGGGCAATGAACAACTCCGGTGATGCACTGAGCAAACCGTTCGTATTATGGTGTTCTGCGAACCAGTACCGTTCGTAACCGAGTCGCTCGGCTTCTAAGACGAGTCGTTCCGTCGCTTCCATCGTCG
This region includes:
- a CDS encoding MATE family efflux transporter, which encodes MVSTQPNHKTFWLLAYPLILSSIATPLLGVTDTVVIGQSGDPRAIGGIAVGAVFFNTIYWLFGFLKVSTTGFSAQASGANDVHALRTSLYRPLFLAACIGLLILLFRQPLEQIGLYLLAPPVDLLDAVKTYISYRMIGAPFVLMGYALLGWLIGTGQVKHALFVQLFSTGVNVVLDIGFVYGLDAGVAGIAVATVIAEISIVVCALYLIRGHLAMTRDEWRALTAWQAYHQFFQVNRDLFIRTIFLLLVTGWFTRAGGQFGPDVLAANAILLQIQYLISYWFGGLGHASTVLVGRARGNQDQAGYRTSVRLARTFGFYSVVFWSLVLLFLETPLLQLFTSEEAILNAARDYYFWIIILPLLAGWAMIYEGIFAGRVEATPVRNSMIQAGIGFAVVLLLTPTFENQGVWAAFLTFFLIRSLSLILVEAKQ
- the amaP gene encoding alkaline shock response membrane anchor protein AmaP — its product is MNGFNRFLLVIIGILGLISVGLLVLGVYDVPRLSSLIEQWQDQQWYSYTVLSIGGFLAFVFVILLFTGLFSRSKGQRLLIQTGDGTITISKETIERTALESIRGIGGVRTPRVHADIHSKKETVALKVDCSVFGQDGLPTIAKEIQERAKQAVESLLELPVTSTKVTISDTKTKTSERVV
- a CDS encoding DUF2273 domain-containing protein, with the protein product MKTREALYPYRFRLIGGLAGLILAILFLTIGFGPTILIVAFAAIGFLIGKWRDGALDIEGWIQFFQRD
- a CDS encoding Asp23/Gls24 family envelope stress response protein codes for the protein MANEVNPTTENEVVRENKLTFEDQVIKKIAGIASNEVTGILSMSGGFMSGLTDRLRSTEDITKGIGAEVGERQVALDLKVIVEYGKNIPSIFQETVAKIKKSISDMTGLEVVEVNMHVEDVMTRAEFEAKNKSNNEQEEKSRELQ
- a CDS encoding LLM class flavin-dependent oxidoreductase, which produces MRLGILDQVPLHEDDTVEATMEATERLVLEAERLGYERYWFAEHHNTNGLLSASPELFIARMGAQTSKIKLGSGGVLLPQYHPLKVAESFATLDAFYPGRIELGIGNSPGGSERTRLALTDGEENRAAEFSRLVQETAGFLTDSLSNRHPYRIVKTTPRDRKPSPISILGLSPRSARIAAEQDRGLVFGHFINPDRWEETLSTYREAGGKNVIVCVFVICAPTQEEAERLARTQDAWIQGVRLGNSIVPSFASTEAKIWNDVQAERIRKDRRRAIVGTPDIVAQELEALATRYQTDQFLLINNAFDQEKRLQSYQLIAERLL
- a CDS encoding methyl-accepting chemotaxis protein gives rise to the protein MHEQVTQVTDTQVIRAIEQNLAIIRFDDRRKVAYVNELFARTMGYEVEELIGKYHRDLCFPAFVNSPDYELFWRKLMQGITYQDKIERRAADGQQKWLEATYMPIYSDDGRRVVGVSKIASDITIRQQDVLRMAAELNETSAFLTVKSESGRQDGLNVLATVQQIESESVENLSSLVALRKDANSITDIVKTIREIAAQTNLLALNAAIEAARAGEHGRGFDVVATEVRNLSNKVSHSIGEIKENIEGIVERIKEVSHSIERISSKVKDSTGQLEHTVSEFDQLADSAKQLEHQAKQFVDVL